A region from the Maniola jurtina chromosome 20, ilManJurt1.1, whole genome shotgun sequence genome encodes:
- the LOC123875541 gene encoding transcription factor jun-D → MVRQFGHGMETTFYDEQYPLSGPVESLKRSLTLDLEFGRGGKRARNGAPVLSSPDLQLLKLGSPELEKLIMQNGMITTATPTPGGAVLFPAVAPTEEQELYARPFVEALDKLHHGEPAPRRVYADLDRPLERFPTPVVKDEPQTVPSAASSPPLSPIDMDSQERIKLERKRQRNRVAASKCRRRKLERISKLEDKVKLLKGENAELAQMVVKLKDHVSRLKQQVIEHANGGCHIDAHF, encoded by the coding sequence ATGGTTCGGCAGTTCGGCCACGGCATGGAGACCACCTTCTACGACGAGCAGTACCCCCTGAGCGGCCCCGTGGAGAGCCTCAAGCGCTCGCTCACGCTGGACCTGGAGTTCGGGCGCGGCGGCAAGCGCGCGCGCAACGGCGCGCCCGTGCTGTCGTCGCCCGACCTGCAGCTGCTCAAGCTGGGCTCGCCCGAGCTGGAGAAGCTCATCATGCAGAACGGCATGATCACCACGGCCACGCCCACGCCGGGCGGTGCCGTGCTGTTCCCCGCCGTGGCGCCCACGGAGGAGCAGGAGCTGTACGCGCGGCCCTTCGTGGAGGCGCTGGACAAGCTGCACCACGGCGAGCCGGCGCCGCGGCGCGTGTACGCCGACCTGGACCGGCCGCTGGAGCGCTTCCCCACGCCCGTGGTGAAGGACGAGCCGCAGACCGTGCCCAGCGCCGCCAGCTCGCCGCCGCTGTCGCCCATCGACATGGACTCGCAGGAGCGCATCAAGCTGGAGCGCAAGCGGCAGCGCAACCGCGTGGCGGCGTCCAAGTGCCGGCGGCGCAAGCTGGAGCGCATCTCCAAGCTGGAGGACAAGGTCAAGCTGCTGAAGGGCGAGAACGCGGAGCTGGCGCAGATGGTGGTGAAGCTGAAGGACCACGTGTCGCGGCTCAAGCAGCAGGTCATCGAGCACGCCAACGGCGGCTGCCACATCGACGCGCACTTCTGA